One stretch of Streptococcus australis DNA includes these proteins:
- a CDS encoding alpha-ketoacid dehydrogenase subunit beta has product METKTMSFRDTIILAMSEEMRRDENVFLMGEDVGVFGGDFGTSVGMLEEFGPERVRDCPISEAAISGAAAGAAMTGLRPIVDMTFMDFSVIAMDNIVNQAAKTRYMFGGKGQVPMTVRCAAGNGVGSAAQHSQSLESWFTHIPGLKVVAPGTPADMKGLLKSSIRDNNPVIILEYKSEFNQKGEVPVDPDYTIPLGVGEIKREGTDVTVVTYGKMLRRVVQAAEELAEEGISVEIVDPRTLVPLDKDIIINSVKKTGKVVLVNDAHKTSGYIGEISAIISESEAFDYLDAPIRRCAGEDVPMPYAQNLENAMIPTVESIKAAIRKTYNKE; this is encoded by the coding sequence ATGGAAACAAAAACAATGTCCTTCCGTGACACCATTATCCTTGCTATGTCTGAGGAAATGCGTCGCGATGAAAATGTGTTCTTGATGGGAGAAGACGTCGGCGTCTTCGGAGGAGACTTCGGAACTTCAGTTGGAATGCTTGAAGAATTTGGTCCAGAACGTGTCCGTGACTGTCCGATTTCTGAAGCTGCCATCTCTGGAGCAGCAGCAGGAGCAGCTATGACAGGACTTCGTCCAATCGTCGATATGACCTTCATGGACTTCTCGGTTATTGCCATGGACAATATTGTCAACCAAGCTGCCAAGACACGTTATATGTTTGGTGGTAAAGGTCAGGTTCCAATGACTGTCCGCTGTGCAGCTGGTAATGGGGTTGGTTCTGCGGCCCAGCACTCGCAATCTCTAGAGTCTTGGTTTACTCACATTCCTGGACTTAAGGTTGTAGCTCCTGGAACACCTGCGGATATGAAAGGACTTCTCAAGTCTTCTATCCGTGATAATAACCCTGTTATCATTCTTGAGTACAAGTCAGAATTTAACCAAAAAGGGGAAGTGCCAGTTGATCCAGACTACACAATCCCACTTGGGGTTGGGGAAATCAAACGCGAAGGAACGGATGTAACAGTCGTTACTTACGGTAAAATGCTTCGCCGTGTGGTTCAAGCTGCTGAAGAATTGGCAGAAGAAGGAATTTCAGTTGAAATTGTCGACCCACGTACCCTTGTACCGCTAGATAAGGATATCATCATTAACTCAGTTAAGAAGACTGGTAAGGTTGTTCTAGTCAACGACGCCCATAAAACAAGTGGTTATATCGGTGAAATTTCAGCAATTATTTCTGAATCAGAAGCATTTGACTATCTAGATGCCCCAATCCGCCGTTGCGCAGGAGAAGATGTGCCAATGCCTTACGCACAAAACCTAGAAAATGCAATGATTCCAACCGTTGAAAGCATTAAAGCTGCTATCCGTAAAACCTATAACAAAGAATAA
- a CDS encoding thiamine pyrophosphate-dependent dehydrogenase E1 component subunit alpha, whose amino-acid sequence MSTLDRNLLLEMFRKMEEIRRMDLKIAQLVKKGKVPGMTHFSVGEEAANVGAMLALNPDDLITSNHRGHGQAIAKGIDLNGMMAEILGKYTGTCKGKGGSMHIADLDAGNLGANGIVGGGMGIAVGAALSQQMQNTGKIVVCFFGDGATNEGVFHEAVNMASIWNLPVIFYCINNGYGISADIKKMTNVEHIHHRSAAYGIPGMFIEDGNNVIDVYEGFKKAVVHVRGGNGPVLIESVTYRWLGHSSSDPGKYRTREEVELWKQKDPIENLRNYLIENNIASAEELEEIQAQVKAAVEASVQFAEESPFPPLESAFEDIYAD is encoded by the coding sequence ATGTCAACTTTAGATAGAAATCTCTTGCTAGAGATGTTCCGTAAGATGGAAGAAATCCGTCGTATGGACTTAAAAATTGCTCAGTTAGTGAAAAAGGGAAAAGTCCCTGGTATGACTCACTTTTCTGTTGGAGAGGAAGCTGCTAACGTCGGAGCTATGCTGGCCCTCAATCCAGATGATCTGATCACCTCAAACCACCGTGGTCATGGTCAAGCTATCGCCAAAGGAATTGACCTCAACGGCATGATGGCTGAAATCCTTGGGAAATACACTGGAACATGTAAAGGAAAAGGTGGTTCCATGCACATTGCTGACCTTGATGCTGGTAATCTCGGTGCCAATGGTATCGTAGGTGGTGGTATGGGAATCGCTGTTGGTGCAGCCCTCAGTCAGCAAATGCAAAATACTGGAAAAATCGTCGTTTGCTTCTTTGGGGATGGAGCGACTAACGAAGGTGTCTTCCACGAAGCAGTGAACATGGCTTCTATCTGGAACCTTCCAGTCATTTTCTATTGCATTAACAACGGTTACGGTATCTCTGCGGATATCAAAAAAATGACCAATGTAGAACATATCCATCACCGTAGCGCAGCTTATGGAATTCCTGGAATGTTTATCGAAGATGGAAACAATGTCATCGACGTTTATGAAGGATTTAAGAAAGCCGTAGTTCATGTTCGAGGTGGCAATGGTCCAGTCTTGATTGAAAGTGTAACTTATCGCTGGCTCGGTCACTCATCATCTGACCCTGGTAAATATCGTACTCGCGAAGAAGTGGAATTGTGGAAACAAAAGGACCCAATCGAAAACCTCCGCAATTACCTTATTGAAAATAACATTGCAAGTGCCGAAGAATTGGAAGAAATCCAAGCACAAGTGAAAGCAGCAGTAGAAGCTTCTGTTCAATTTGCTGAAGAAAGTCCATTCCCGCCACTAGAATCAGCATTTGAAGATATTTACGCAGACTAA
- a CDS encoding MATE family efflux transporter: MYPTHQFKDKFVLFLKIFFPILIYQFANYSASFVDTTMTGQYNTMDLAGVSTATSLWNPFFTFLTGIVSAMVPIIGHHLGREKKEEVASDFYQFIYLAFGLSLILLGMVIFLAPPVLNHIGLEEQVAAVAVSYLWYLSIGIIPLLLFSVIRSLLDSIGLTKLSMYLMLLLLPLNCGFNYLLIYGAFGFPELGGAGAGLGTSLAYWCLLGISVIILLKQEKLKEFHLEKPLPLDLVKVKEGIRLGLPIGGTVFAEVIIFSVVGLIMAKFSSMIIASHQSAMNFSTLMYAFPVSISSAMAIVVSYEVGARRFDDAETYIKIGRWIALIFAGFTLSFLYILRDVVASLYGNNPDFIKLTSTFLTYSLFFQLADTVAAPLQGILRGYKDTVVPFYLGVIAYWAVSIPLGLLLDQVTTLGAYSYWIGLIASLVVSAILYQWRLQTIMKSFEVSNVK, translated from the coding sequence ATGTACCCAACCCATCAATTTAAAGATAAGTTTGTCTTATTTCTTAAGATATTTTTTCCTATCCTGATTTATCAGTTTGCCAATTATTCTGCCTCTTTTGTCGATACAACCATGACGGGGCAGTACAATACCATGGACTTGGCTGGCGTTTCAACTGCAACGAGTTTATGGAATCCTTTCTTCACTTTTTTAACAGGGATTGTTTCGGCTATGGTTCCCATCATAGGACATCATCTGGGACGAGAAAAAAAGGAAGAAGTAGCATCTGACTTTTACCAATTCATCTATTTAGCTTTTGGACTGTCTTTGATCTTGCTCGGGATGGTAATATTCTTAGCGCCCCCCGTTTTAAACCATATTGGACTAGAAGAACAAGTGGCAGCAGTTGCGGTTTCTTATCTTTGGTATTTGTCTATCGGAATTATTCCCTTATTGCTTTTCAGTGTTATTCGATCGCTACTTGATTCAATCGGTCTGACCAAGCTATCTATGTACCTCATGCTCTTATTGCTTCCTTTAAATTGTGGATTTAACTATTTGTTAATTTACGGTGCCTTTGGGTTTCCAGAGTTAGGTGGAGCAGGAGCAGGCTTAGGTACTTCCCTGGCTTACTGGTGTCTCCTTGGTATCTCTGTTATTATCCTTTTAAAACAGGAAAAGTTAAAAGAGTTTCATCTAGAAAAACCGCTTCCACTTGATCTAGTAAAGGTCAAAGAAGGGATTCGCTTGGGCTTACCAATCGGTGGTACAGTTTTTGCTGAGGTGATTATTTTTTCTGTCGTTGGTTTGATTATGGCTAAATTTTCGTCTATGATTATTGCCAGCCACCAGTCAGCCATGAACTTCTCAACTCTCATGTATGCCTTTCCTGTGAGCATTTCCTCTGCCATGGCCATAGTTGTTTCTTATGAGGTTGGGGCTAGGCGTTTTGATGATGCCGAGACCTATATCAAAATTGGTCGTTGGATAGCGTTGATATTTGCAGGCTTTACCTTAAGCTTCCTCTATATTTTGAGAGATGTCGTAGCCAGTTTATATGGAAATAATCCTGACTTCATTAAACTAACATCAACCTTCCTAACTTATAGTCTATTTTTCCAGTTAGCTGACACCGTTGCAGCTCCTTTACAAGGAATTTTGAGAGGTTACAAGGATACGGTAGTTCCCTTTTATCTTGGTGTAATTGCTTACTGGGCTGTGTCCATTCCATTAGGCTTATTACTAGACCAAGTAACAACTTTGGGAGCCTATTCTTACTGGATTGGTTTGATAGCGAGTTTAGTCGTTAGTGCTATCCTCTATCAATGGCGTTTGCAAACAATTATGAAAAGTTTTGAAGTTTCCAATGTCAAATAA
- a CDS encoding dihydroorotase, translating to MLLIKNGRVMDPKSGLDQVCDVLVQDGKIVKIAAEIKEEGAEVLDATGLVVAPGLVDIHVHFREPGQTHKEDIHTGALAAAAGGFTTVVMMANTSPTISDVETLQEVLQSAAKERINVKTVATITKNFNGHDLTDFKALLEAGAVGFSDDGIPLESSKVLKEALETAKKLGTFVCLHEEDPGLNGILGFNENIAKDHFKICGATGVAEYAMIARDVMIAYATKAHVHIQHLSKEESVKVVEFAQGLGAQVTAEVAPQHFSKTEALLLTQGSNAKMNPPLRLESDRRAVIEGLKSGVISVIATDHAPHHADEKNVEDITKAPSGMTGLETSLSLGLTYLVEAGELSLMELLEKMTVNPAKLYNFEAGYLAENGPADITIFDDKADRTVGPDFASKSANSPFIGETLKGQVKYTICKGQIVYQN from the coding sequence ATGCTACTAATCAAAAATGGTCGTGTAATGGATCCCAAGTCTGGTTTGGATCAAGTGTGTGATGTTTTAGTCCAAGATGGGAAAATTGTCAAGATTGCTGCCGAAATCAAGGAAGAAGGAGCAGAGGTGCTTGATGCTACTGGTCTTGTAGTTGCACCTGGCTTGGTCGATATCCATGTCCATTTCCGTGAACCTGGTCAGACCCACAAGGAAGATATCCATACTGGTGCCCTAGCGGCTGCTGCAGGTGGTTTTACCACTGTCGTCATGATGGCTAATACTAGTCCAACCATTTCGGATGTAGAGACTCTTCAAGAAGTTCTCCAGTCAGCTGCCAAGGAAAGAATTAATGTCAAAACAGTAGCAACTATTACTAAGAATTTTAATGGGCATGATTTGACAGACTTTAAGGCACTTTTAGAAGCTGGAGCTGTTGGATTTTCTGATGATGGTATTCCGCTTGAAAGCAGCAAGGTTCTCAAAGAAGCCTTGGAAACTGCCAAGAAACTAGGTACCTTTGTCTGCCTTCATGAGGAAGACCCTGGTTTGAACGGTATTCTTGGCTTCAATGAAAACATTGCTAAAGACCACTTCAAGATTTGTGGTGCGACAGGTGTAGCAGAATACGCTATGATTGCGCGTGATGTTATGATTGCCTATGCAACCAAGGCTCATGTTCATATCCAGCATTTGTCTAAGGAGGAAAGTGTCAAGGTTGTGGAGTTCGCTCAAGGTCTGGGTGCGCAAGTCACAGCAGAAGTAGCGCCACAGCATTTCTCAAAGACAGAAGCACTCCTCTTGACTCAAGGTAGCAATGCTAAAATGAATCCTCCGCTTCGTTTGGAGTCAGATCGTCGTGCCGTGATTGAAGGTCTCAAGTCGGGAGTCATTTCTGTAATCGCGACAGACCACGCGCCTCACCATGCAGACGAGAAGAATGTAGAGGATATTACCAAAGCACCATCTGGTATGACTGGCTTAGAAACCTCTCTATCTCTCGGTTTGACTTATTTGGTCGAAGCTGGTGAGCTCAGCTTGATGGAATTGCTAGAAAAAATGACTGTTAATCCAGCTAAATTGTATAACTTTGAAGCAGGTTACTTGGCTGAGAATGGTCCAGCCGATATCACTATCTTTGATGACAAGGCTGATCGTACTGTTGGTCCAGACTTTGCTTCAAAATCAGCCAATTCACCATTTATCGGTGAAACATTAAAAGGGCAGGTCAAATATACTATCTGCAAGGGACAAATTGTTTACCAGAACTAG
- a CDS encoding NUDIX hydrolase, with translation MPQLATICYIDNGKELLMLHRNKKPNDVHEGKWIGVGGKLERGETPQECAAREILEETGLKAKPVLKGVITFPEFTPDLDWYTYVFKVTEFEGDLIDCNEGTLEWVPYDEVLSKPTWEGDHTFVEWLLEDKPFFSAKFVYDGDKLLDTQVDFYE, from the coding sequence ATGCCTCAGTTAGCGACGATTTGCTACATTGACAACGGAAAAGAACTACTCATGCTCCATCGCAATAAAAAGCCCAATGATGTCCATGAAGGTAAATGGATTGGTGTGGGTGGTAAGCTAGAGCGAGGGGAGACTCCACAGGAATGTGCAGCGCGTGAAATTCTTGAAGAAACAGGTCTGAAAGCCAAGCCAGTCCTTAAAGGTGTTATCACTTTTCCTGAATTCACGCCAGATTTAGACTGGTACACCTATGTTTTTAAGGTGACAGAGTTTGAGGGTGACTTGATTGACTGCAATGAGGGGACCTTAGAATGGGTTCCCTATGATGAGGTCTTGAGTAAGCCGACTTGGGAAGGTGACCACACCTTTGTTGAGTGGCTTTTAGAGGACAAACCCTTCTTCTCAGCTAAGTTTGTTTATGATGGGGATAAATTGTTGGATACCCAAGTTGATTTTTATGAATAA
- a CDS encoding uracil-DNA glycosylase, with protein MQHSSWHALIKEQLPEGYFGKINQFMEQVYAQGTIYPPKEKVFQALLTTPLEEVKVVILGQDPYHGPGQAQGLSFSVPDSIPAPPSLQNILKELADDIGVKASHDLTAWAEQGVLLLNACLTVPAGQANGHAGQIWEPFTDAVIQVVNNLDRPVVFVLWGAYARKKKTLITNPHHLIIESAHPSPLSVYRGFWGSKPFSKANAFLRETGQEPIDWLR; from the coding sequence ATGCAACACTCATCTTGGCATGCTTTGATTAAGGAGCAATTACCTGAGGGTTATTTTGGGAAAATCAATCAGTTTATGGAGCAAGTCTATGCTCAGGGAACTATTTATCCGCCCAAGGAAAAAGTTTTTCAAGCTCTCTTGACAACACCGCTTGAAGAGGTTAAGGTGGTGATTCTAGGGCAAGACCCCTATCACGGACCAGGTCAGGCACAGGGCTTGAGTTTTTCTGTACCTGACTCTATCCCAGCTCCGCCTTCCTTACAAAATATATTGAAAGAATTGGCAGATGATATTGGAGTTAAAGCATCTCATGATTTGACTGCTTGGGCTGAGCAAGGAGTTTTACTTCTCAATGCTTGTTTGACCGTTCCTGCTGGTCAGGCTAATGGTCATGCTGGGCAAATTTGGGAGCCTTTTACAGATGCCGTGATTCAGGTTGTAAATAATCTAGACAGACCTGTAGTATTTGTACTCTGGGGAGCCTATGCACGTAAGAAGAAGACCTTGATCACCAATCCTCACCACTTGATTATCGAATCAGCCCATCCCAGTCCTTTATCTGTTTACAGAGGATTTTGGGGTTCCAAGCCTTTTTCCAAGGCCAATGCATTCTTAAGAGAGACAGGACAAGAGCCAATCGATTGGCTTAGATAA
- a CDS encoding YjjG family noncanonical pyrimidine nucleotidase yields MPYKFLLFDLDHTLLDFDAAEDVALTQLLKEEGVADIQAYKDYYVPMNKALWKDLEQKKISKQELVNTRFSRLFAHFGLEKDGTLLAQRYQFFLAQQGQTLSGAHELLDSLIERDYDLYAVTNGITAIQTGRLAQSGLAPYFNQVFISEQLQTQKPDALFYEKIGQEITGFDKERALMIGDSLTADIQGGNNAGIDTIWYNPHHLENKSRAQPTYEVHSYQDLLDCLDKL; encoded by the coding sequence ATGCCCTACAAATTTTTACTTTTCGACCTTGACCACACCTTGCTTGATTTTGATGCTGCTGAGGATGTGGCTCTGACGCAACTTCTAAAAGAAGAAGGAGTTGCGGATATCCAAGCCTACAAAGACTATTACGTTCCTATGAACAAGGCTCTCTGGAAGGACTTGGAGCAAAAGAAAATCAGCAAACAAGAGCTGGTTAACACGCGCTTTTCACGTTTGTTTGCTCATTTTGGACTGGAGAAGGACGGGACTTTACTTGCCCAGCGCTACCAATTTTTTCTAGCCCAGCAGGGGCAAACTCTTTCAGGCGCTCATGAACTTTTGGACAGTCTCATTGAGCGTGATTATGACCTGTACGCTGTGACAAATGGTATTACTGCTATTCAAACAGGTCGTTTGGCTCAATCGGGTCTTGCTCCCTATTTCAACCAAGTTTTTATCTCTGAGCAGTTGCAAACTCAAAAACCTGATGCACTATTCTATGAAAAAATCGGTCAAGAGATTACTGGATTTGATAAAGAAAGGGCGCTGATGATTGGAGATTCCCTAACAGCAGATATTCAAGGTGGCAATAATGCTGGGATTGACACTATCTGGTACAATCCCCATCATTTGGAAAATAAGTCGCGAGCCCAGCCGACTTATGAAGTTCATTCTTACCAAGACTTACTGGATTGTTTAGATAAACTGTAA
- a CDS encoding SMI1/KNR4 family protein, translating to MKQNDLKMKIDKIKKLLLKNNIQIEQGLSDEEVRKNEKIYNVKFPQQWLEFYQNILPVSERFYNWRDFSVENIAAIKERLASPYNGILESIDEIVWDISWGLEPARVEEKNKKIRKMLESAPPLIPLYGHRFLPIFENKEMPVLSIVDLDIIYYGMDLYDYFEVEFGHKRLVSDSKKYKEVPFWTSNFY from the coding sequence ATGAAGCAAAATGATTTAAAAATGAAAATAGACAAGATTAAAAAGCTATTGCTTAAGAATAATATCCAGATAGAGCAAGGCTTAAGCGATGAGGAAGTAAGAAAAAATGAGAAAATATATAATGTAAAATTTCCCCAGCAGTGGTTGGAATTTTATCAAAATATACTGCCTGTTTCAGAACGTTTTTATAACTGGAGAGATTTTTCAGTTGAAAACATAGCAGCTATAAAAGAAAGATTAGCGAGTCCTTATAATGGAATTTTGGAAAGTATCGATGAAATAGTTTGGGATATTTCCTGGGGACTAGAGCCTGCTAGGGTAGAAGAGAAAAATAAGAAAATAAGAAAAATGCTAGAATCAGCTCCCCCTCTAATTCCTTTATATGGGCATCGTTTTCTTCCAATATTTGAAAATAAGGAAATGCCCGTTTTATCTATTGTAGATTTAGATATTATCTATTATGGAATGGATTTGTATGATTATTTTGAGGTTGAATTCGGACATAAGCGACTTGTATCTGACTCAAAAAAATATAAAGAAGTTCCTTTCTGGACAAGTAATTTTTATTGA
- the imm40 gene encoding Imm40 family immunity protein gives MKLGKFNFENRGQSLAELGAASYAYTYQDMLAYIDWIESKKFIILGGDVYVERDRGFELTYDSWYYSPKNKDNDSLESISVAKDYINQYIDSNGKHFYFTVVTSE, from the coding sequence ATGAAACTAGGTAAATTTAATTTTGAAAATAGAGGTCAATCGTTAGCAGAATTGGGTGCTGCAAGTTATGCATATACATATCAAGATATGTTGGCCTATATAGACTGGATAGAGTCGAAAAAGTTTATTATTCTTGGTGGCGATGTATATGTAGAAAGAGATAGAGGTTTTGAATTGACTTATGATAGTTGGTATTATTCTCCTAAAAATAAAGATAATGATTCACTAGAGTCTATTTCTGTGGCAAAAGATTATATCAACCAGTATATAGATAGTAATGGAAAACATTTTTATTTTACAGTAGTTACTTCAGAATAG